Proteins encoded by one window of Gemmatimonas aurantiaca:
- a CDS encoding M28 family peptidase: MILIRSRVAVALGLALGCALLGVGSVLRAQSPSAGVNSTPLPLKHDPKPTSAAITSQDLMTRLYIFADDSLAGRDVGTEGHVKATDYLAREAQRIGLMPGGENGTFFQTLPLKTRRVDRMSSFVAGGASLAIGSEWAIGGNSSLDLDGVEVIYAGAFGETSAELPADQVKGRVVAYAPEASNAALLRSLEGSALTPAGAAGVLFLLPPRTAGVLAYALRGGAQLIDPSLPAAEGRLFVSEAAAAKLFPKPVAQLEPGALGAKLTVKAHVDVSDATYPARNVVALLPGSDAKLKQQYVAIGAHSDHVGVAPRAVDHDSLLIFNRLVRPGGAEDEGNMGTPAQFEQINAELADLRKTRPTRRDSIFNGADDDGSGSVAVLEIAEYLASLKTKPKRSTLFVWHAGEEKGLWGSAYFTEHPTVPRDSIVAQLNMDMVGRGAVTDVTGMSKDGQELRGGPDYLQLVGSRRLSSELGDLIERVNKDGKYNFVFDYAMDANGHPMNIYCRSDHYEYAKWGIPVTFFTTGGHSAYHQLTDEPQYIDYPHMQRVTRLVAGIALELGNLPNRPKVDGVRMDPHGACVQ; this comes from the coding sequence ATGATCCTGATCCGTTCCCGGGTCGCCGTTGCCCTGGGCCTTGCGCTCGGGTGTGCCCTGTTGGGTGTGGGGTCCGTGTTGCGGGCCCAGAGTCCTTCGGCCGGTGTGAACAGCACGCCCCTGCCGCTCAAGCACGATCCGAAGCCCACGTCGGCGGCCATCACGTCGCAGGATCTGATGACGCGTCTCTACATCTTCGCCGACGATTCGCTCGCCGGACGCGATGTGGGAACGGAAGGGCACGTGAAGGCCACCGACTACCTCGCACGCGAGGCCCAGCGCATCGGTCTCATGCCGGGCGGTGAGAACGGCACCTTCTTCCAGACGTTGCCGCTGAAAACGCGACGGGTCGATCGCATGTCGTCGTTCGTGGCCGGCGGCGCGTCGCTGGCCATCGGCTCCGAGTGGGCGATCGGTGGCAACAGCAGTCTCGATCTCGATGGCGTGGAGGTCATCTACGCGGGCGCCTTCGGTGAGACCAGCGCCGAATTGCCGGCCGACCAGGTGAAGGGTCGTGTGGTGGCCTATGCGCCCGAAGCGAGCAATGCGGCGCTGCTGCGGTCGCTCGAAGGTTCCGCGCTCACACCGGCCGGTGCCGCGGGTGTGCTGTTCCTGCTGCCACCACGCACGGCGGGCGTTCTGGCGTATGCGCTGCGTGGGGGTGCCCAACTCATCGATCCTTCGCTGCCGGCGGCGGAAGGCCGTCTGTTCGTCTCGGAGGCCGCGGCCGCGAAGCTGTTCCCCAAACCCGTGGCGCAGCTCGAACCCGGTGCACTCGGCGCCAAGCTCACGGTGAAGGCGCACGTGGACGTGTCGGATGCCACGTATCCGGCACGCAATGTCGTCGCGCTCCTGCCCGGCAGCGATGCGAAGCTGAAACAGCAGTATGTGGCGATCGGGGCACACAGCGATCACGTGGGCGTGGCCCCGCGCGCGGTCGATCACGACTCCCTGCTCATTTTCAATCGCCTCGTGCGCCCGGGTGGTGCGGAGGACGAAGGCAACATGGGCACACCGGCGCAGTTCGAGCAGATCAACGCGGAACTCGCCGACCTGCGCAAGACACGTCCCACCCGGCGCGATTCGATCTTCAATGGAGCCGACGACGATGGTTCGGGCTCGGTGGCCGTACTGGAGATCGCCGAATATCTCGCCTCCCTCAAGACAAAACCCAAGCGCAGCACGCTCTTCGTGTGGCACGCCGGCGAGGAAAAAGGCCTGTGGGGATCGGCCTACTTCACGGAGCATCCGACGGTGCCACGCGATTCCATCGTGGCGCAGCTCAACATGGACATGGTGGGTCGCGGGGCGGTCACCGATGTCACCGGCATGAGCAAGGACGGCCAGGAACTGCGCGGTGGTCCGGACTATCTGCAGCTCGTGGGTTCACGCCGGCTGTCGAGCGAACTCGGTGATCTGATCGAGCGCGTGAACAAGGATGGCAAGTACAACTTCGTGTTCGACTACGCGATGGATGCCAACGGACACCCGATGAACATCTACTGCCGCAGCGACCACTACGAATACGCCAAGTGGGGCATCCCGGTGACGTTCTTCACCACCGGCGGCCACTCGGCGTATCACCAGCTCACCGACGAGCCGCAGTACATCGACTACCCGCACATGCAGCGCGTGACCCGACTCGTGGCGGGCATCGCGCTCGAACTCGGCAATCTGCCCAATCGGCCGAAGGTGGACGGCGTGAGGATGGACCCGCACGGAGCGTGCGTGCAGTAG
- the ychF gene encoding redox-regulated ATPase YchF — protein sequence MLRLGIVGLPNVGKSTLFNALTAAKAEAANYPFCTVEPNVGMVEVPDPRMDRLAEIVQPKRTVPAVVQFVDIAGLVKGASQGEGLGNKFLQNIRETDAVVHVIRCFADEDVTHVMGQPDPARDKEIIELELALSDLATVEKRLDKVKRAAKAADKEALAELPALEAANAALSEGKPLWRAGLDKDALAKLSGMQLLTAKPVLYAANVTDEELSGEEGPYLKALRAAVAESGEHAEIVPFSAKIEAELAELPPEERVEFLASLGIETAGLDRLIRAGYHLLGLETYFTAGEQEVRAWTIHRGDTAPVAAGVIHTDFEKGFIRAETVSYQDFSTLGGWKPAREKGAVRSEGKEYVVQDGDVLLFRFNV from the coding sequence ATGCTTCGCCTCGGTATCGTCGGCCTCCCGAATGTCGGCAAGTCGACCCTGTTCAACGCCCTCACCGCCGCCAAGGCGGAAGCGGCCAACTATCCATTCTGCACCGTCGAACCGAACGTTGGCATGGTGGAAGTGCCCGATCCGCGCATGGACCGCCTCGCGGAGATCGTGCAGCCGAAACGGACGGTGCCGGCCGTGGTGCAGTTCGTGGACATCGCCGGGCTGGTGAAGGGTGCGTCCCAGGGTGAAGGGCTGGGCAACAAGTTCCTGCAGAACATCCGCGAGACCGATGCGGTCGTGCATGTCATCCGCTGTTTCGCCGATGAAGACGTGACGCACGTCATGGGGCAGCCAGATCCCGCGCGCGACAAGGAAATCATCGAACTCGAGCTCGCACTGTCGGATCTCGCCACGGTGGAGAAGCGTCTCGACAAGGTGAAGCGCGCGGCCAAGGCGGCCGACAAGGAAGCGCTGGCCGAACTGCCGGCGCTCGAAGCCGCCAACGCGGCACTGTCGGAAGGCAAACCCCTCTGGCGCGCGGGACTCGACAAGGATGCGCTCGCAAAACTGTCGGGCATGCAGTTGCTGACGGCCAAGCCCGTGCTGTACGCCGCCAACGTCACCGACGAGGAGCTCTCGGGCGAAGAAGGCCCCTATCTCAAGGCGCTGCGGGCGGCCGTCGCGGAGAGCGGTGAACATGCGGAGATCGTCCCGTTCTCGGCCAAGATCGAGGCGGAGCTGGCCGAACTGCCCCCCGAGGAACGGGTGGAGTTCCTGGCGTCGCTGGGCATCGAGACGGCCGGCCTCGATCGACTCATCCGGGCCGGTTACCACCTGCTGGGCCTCGAGACGTACTTCACCGCGGGTGAGCAGGAAGTGCGGGCCTGGACCATCCACCGCGGCGACACCGCGCCGGTGGCGGCCGGCGTGATCCACACGGACTTCGAGAAGGGTTTCATTCGCGCCGAAACGGTGTCGTATCAGGACTTCTCCACGCTGGGCGGATGGAAGCCGGCGCGGGAAAAGGGCGCGGTCCGGTCGGAAGGCAAGGAGTACGTGGTGCAGGACGGCGACGTGTTGCTCTTCCGCTTCAACGTCTGA
- a CDS encoding sialidase family protein — protein sequence MTRTLRPPHLLILLPVLLLCAPLACTSGSDQAGTATATSLDLGAPVDMSSPTLAGSNTPHLAVTADRTLLLSWTQRGADSTTSIRMAAWKDSTWDSTRTIATARPFFVNWADFPVITALGNGDVAAHWLEREGGSKYAYGIRVVRSKDQGRTWGAAVTPHTDGLAAEHGFVSMWAEGADRIGLVWLDGRKSAMADSAREMTIRSAAIAPDGTLERESLIDARSCDCCQTGTAPTRGGRVIAYRDRTAEEIRDIVVVRATTTGWTEPQKVHDDDWHYPGCPVNGPQVASLGDTVAVAWYTAAHDTARVYVARSLDGGATFGAPVRVDEGNPIGRVDVLLDDQARPVVVWLEQRSPEQADVLVRRVGPDGTRGVPQIIASTSGARQSGFPRIARHGDALIAAYTTVTPTMTVRIARVPLSPASKP from the coding sequence ATGACCCGCACACTCCGCCCCCCGCATCTCCTGATTCTACTGCCTGTCCTCCTCCTGTGCGCCCCGCTGGCGTGCACGTCGGGGAGCGATCAGGCAGGGACCGCCACCGCCACGTCGCTCGATCTCGGTGCGCCGGTCGACATGTCTTCACCCACGCTCGCCGGCAGCAACACGCCGCATCTCGCCGTCACGGCCGATCGCACACTGCTGCTGTCCTGGACCCAGCGCGGTGCGGATTCCACGACCTCCATCCGGATGGCCGCCTGGAAGGATTCCACCTGGGACTCCACGCGCACCATCGCCACCGCGCGTCCGTTCTTCGTGAACTGGGCCGACTTTCCCGTGATCACGGCGCTGGGCAATGGCGATGTCGCCGCGCACTGGCTGGAGCGGGAAGGTGGCAGCAAATACGCCTACGGCATCCGCGTGGTGCGTTCGAAGGACCAGGGACGGACCTGGGGCGCCGCGGTCACGCCGCACACCGACGGGCTGGCGGCGGAACATGGTTTCGTGTCGATGTGGGCTGAAGGAGCGGATCGCATCGGGCTGGTGTGGCTCGATGGTCGCAAGAGCGCCATGGCCGATTCGGCGCGAGAAATGACCATCCGGTCGGCGGCCATTGCGCCCGATGGCACACTCGAACGGGAATCGCTCATCGATGCACGAAGCTGCGACTGCTGCCAGACGGGGACCGCCCCCACCCGTGGCGGTCGCGTGATCGCCTACCGCGACCGCACGGCAGAAGAGATCCGCGACATCGTCGTGGTACGCGCCACCACAACGGGGTGGACGGAGCCGCAGAAGGTGCACGACGACGACTGGCACTATCCCGGATGTCCGGTGAACGGTCCACAGGTGGCGTCGCTGGGTGACACCGTGGCCGTCGCCTGGTACACCGCGGCACACGACACCGCGCGGGTCTATGTCGCCCGGTCGCTGGACGGTGGGGCAACGTTCGGGGCGCCCGTGCGGGTCGACGAAGGCAATCCGATCGGACGGGTCGACGTGTTGCTCGACGATCAGGCGCGCCCGGTGGTGGTGTGGCTCGAACAGCGGTCCCCCGAGCAGGCCGATGTCCTGGTCCGCCGCGTGGGACCCGACGGCACACGCGGGGTACCTCAGATCATCGCCAGCACCAGCGGCGCGCGGCAGAGCGGATTCCCGCGCATCGCGCGCCACGGTGATGCGCTCATTGCCGCGTACACGACGGTGACACCGACCATGACGGTGCGGATCGCGCGTGTTCCTCTTTCTCCAGCTTCCAAGCCATGA